The following DNA comes from Lentibacillus sp. Marseille-P4043.
TTACAATTTGTACATATTTTCCAGTTCCCTCGATAAAATTGCAAAGTGGAAGAAGTCTATCATATAAATCCCATGCAGCATCAAGTTTGCCTTCTTGGACACTATTAAATAAATCAGTAGCCAATTTTGGCGCTATGTTACCTGCTACGGAAATCCATCCAGTTGCACCCACCAAAAATGATTCTAATGCCAAATCGTCTGATCCGCAGAATGTTTTTATAAAGCCTTTCCCCTGTCTAGTTATATCGCGAACTTTCTGGATTTCTCCACTTGATTCTTTAATATGTGTAATATTATCAACATCGCGAGCAACGTTTAGGATTGTTTCTGTCCCAATATCAACCCCCGATGTGAACGGATTATTGTAAATCATTACTGGAATGGTTACGGATTGTGCAACAGTTTTAAAATGTTCATAGATTTCATGATCTTTTGGATGTGCATAATACGAATTGATTAGCAGCGCTGCATCAGCACCAACATCCTCGGCATGTTTCGTATACTTCACCGCATCTGCTGTTGTTTCAGCAGCAGTACCAACGATTAGTGGAATACGTCCTTTCACTTGTTCTACTGCTGCTTGTGCAACATTAAATTTTTCTTCCTTCGTTAAACTTACAAACTCTCCTGTACTTCCGTTTACAACGATCCCTGCTACATTCTCGCTAATAAAATGTTCGATATTCTGCTTTAACCCATTATAATTAACCTCACCATCTTGATTCATTGGTGTAATAAGAACTGGAAATGCTCCCTCTAATTTTTTCATGTTATATTCCTCCCTAGATTGTAAGTTTTATAGATTATGAATTTACTACTTCCTTGGCATCTTGACCGTTTTGCTCAGTCTTTGTGTACCAAATAAATTTATTCGTGTAGCCATAGATCAGTGATATAACAATAACTAAAAAGTTAAACCAAAGGAAAGGTAGATAGGTTAGGGTTGATACCCCAAGTGTTGCAGCCATAAATACCCCTCCATCAGACCATGGAACCATTGGTGTTGTAACTGTCCCACCAGCTTCGGTATTTCGTGATAGTACGCGTCGATCAATGTTTAAGCGATCGTAATTTTCTTCGGTAATTTTACTAGCTGTAATGATGGATACATACGCGGCACCACCAAAGAAATTACCGAAAAAGCCTGA
Coding sequences within:
- the dapA gene encoding 4-hydroxy-tetrahydrodipicolinate synthase; this translates as MKKLEGAFPVLITPMNQDGEVNYNGLKQNIEHFISENVAGIVVNGSTGEFVSLTKEEKFNVAQAAVEQVKGRIPLIVGTAAETTADAVKYTKHAEDVGADAALLINSYYAHPKDHEIYEHFKTVAQSVTIPVMIYNNPFTSGVDIGTETILNVARDVDNITHIKESSGEIQKVRDITRQGKGFIKTFCGSDDLALESFLVGATGWISVAGNIAPKLATDLFNSVQEGKLDAAWDLYDRLLPLCNFIEGTGKYVQIVKRAMDLQGLVGGPSRKPRLPLTDEEDQKLQEILNSLLVTE